Below is a genomic region from Bacillota bacterium.
CAGGCATCCTCGTATCTTCTCCCATCCAGACTGTAACTGTCGGCTCCGGAATCTCACCGGGTCAATTGCCAAGGCAACTCGCGGGCTTTACCGCCGGTAGGGAATTTCACCCTGCCCCGAAGATACAAAAATTGAAATATTCAATTTCCTTTTAAAATTATGCATCAAAAACCATCAGACTGTCAAATATATTTTTGAAACTTTATTGCAAGATGAAAAGAAAAAGATTAAAGAGTCCAGCGGATAGCTATCCCAATATTGTGCTTGCTGTTTCTTGATGTTTTTTATAAAATTTTTTTTGTTTTAAAGGAATTTTAAATTTTATGTCGAAGTGGTATAATAAATAAAAGGTAAGACCAATATACCATTAAACCAATGAAATGTTTTGACAATATAATACTTGTTGGTCTTATCAATATTTTAAATTCATGGAGGTGTATTATGTTAAAAAGACGTTTTATCTTACCGCTCATCCTGCTCATCACCCTAACGCTTATTGTGGCAGGCTGTGCCTCTAAGAAGGGAGATGCAACCGACAACAAGAACAGTGGAAGCAGCAGTGCGACAGTAATCAAATTTGCTCATAATGGACCCAGCATACCGGAGCATCCGATGAATGTTGCCGCAAACAAATTTAAAGAGCTGGTTGAAAAGAATTCAAACGGACAGTTGAAAGTAGAAATATATCCTGCCGGACAGTTGGGTGATGCCCGTACCATAGTAGAAGGCGTACAGATGGGAACCATTGAAATGGGCGATGTAGAAAACGGGCCTATGGGCAGATTTGTTCCCGCTGCTATGCTTTGGGATTTGCCCTACCTGTTTAGGGACCTAGACCATGCCCATAAGGTTTTAGACGGTTCTGTTGGACAGAAGATAGCAAATATGTATCTTGAAAAGGGCATAAGGCTGCTGGCGTATAACGATGGAGGATTTAGATACTTCACCAATAATAAGCGTCCCATTAACACACCCGATGATATGAAGGGCTTGAAAATAAGGGTTATGGAAAGCGAAGTCATGATCGATACTATCAATGCCTTTGGCGCTACAGCCGTTCCCATGGCCTTTGGCGAGGTTTATACGGCTTTGCAGCAGGGTACCGTCGACGGCCAGGAAAACCCGTTGGACCTAATAGACAGCCAGAAGTTTTACGAGGTACAGGACTACCTTTCTTTAAGCGAGCATTTTTACTATCCTAGGCAGTATATAATCTCGGAGAATTTCTATAATGCTCTTTCTTCCGAACTTCAGGGAGTAGTGGCTGACGCTGCTAAAGAAGCATGCAGAGTACAAAGAGAAGAATTGGCCAAATATAGCGCCAATATGCTTGGCAAGCTGAAAGAAGCAGGCATGCAGGTAAATGAGGTGGAAAAGGAGCCCTTCATGCAAATAGCAAAAGAAAAGGTCTATAAGAAATTCTACGGTAAGATTGGCAATGGTGATGAAGCCGCAGGCAAAGCATTGATCGAAGAGGTATTAAATGTCAAATAATTTGCGGGAGGTATAAATACCTCCCGTATCTGTGAAAAAGGAGGGGTGAGATGATACGGCAGAAAAAGGCAGGATTGTATTACGGCATTAACCGAATCTTGCAATATTTTTTGGCGGTTTTGATGATGGTAATAACAGCCCTTACATTCTATCAGGTTGTTATGAGATATGTATTTAAGTCAGCTCCTTTCTGGTCGGAGGAGATGGTTCGATTCCTATTTATTTGGGTCAGTTTTGTTGCGGCAGCCGTCGGAATAAAGGAGCACGTTCATATAGGCATAGATGCCTTAGTGAACATCTTCCCAAAACCCGTACAAAAGGTAGTAAATATTCTGGTCTATTTGGTTATTTCAATTTTTGGCGCGACCCTTGCATACTTTGGATGGCCGGTGGTTGTTATGACCCACAACCAGCCCTCTCCGGCCCTGGGAATTCCTATGAGTTATGTGTATATCTCGGTACCCGTCATGGGTGCAATGATAATTGTTTATTCGCTGTTTGAAGTTATTGCGATGCTTAGAAATGCAAAGGAGGGTTAGGTTTGCTTACGGTTTTGCTTGTAGTATTAGTACTATGCTTTGCTTTTAATGTACCCATAGGCTTTTCACTGGGGATAGCATCTATGGCTTCTCTGATGTATTCCGGCAATCTTTCCTTGAGTCTAATACCCCAGAGAATGGTGGCAGGAGCAAATTCCTTTCCGCTTTTAGCCATACCCTTCTTTATGCTGGCCGGCGCCGTGATGGAAAAAGGCGGCGTGTCAAAAAGGATAGTTCACTTGGCCAGTACACTGGTCGGCC
It encodes:
- a CDS encoding DctP family TRAP transporter solute-binding subunit yields the protein MLKRRFILPLILLITLTLIVAGCASKKGDATDNKNSGSSSATVIKFAHNGPSIPEHPMNVAANKFKELVEKNSNGQLKVEIYPAGQLGDARTIVEGVQMGTIEMGDVENGPMGRFVPAAMLWDLPYLFRDLDHAHKVLDGSVGQKIANMYLEKGIRLLAYNDGGFRYFTNNKRPINTPDDMKGLKIRVMESEVMIDTINAFGATAVPMAFGEVYTALQQGTVDGQENPLDLIDSQKFYEVQDYLSLSEHFYYPRQYIISENFYNALSSELQGVVADAAKEACRVQREELAKYSANMLGKLKEAGMQVNEVEKEPFMQIAKEKVYKKFYGKIGNGDEAAGKALIEEVLNVK
- a CDS encoding TRAP transporter small permease — encoded protein: MIRQKKAGLYYGINRILQYFLAVLMMVITALTFYQVVMRYVFKSAPFWSEEMVRFLFIWVSFVAAAVGIKEHVHIGIDALVNIFPKPVQKVVNILVYLVISIFGATLAYFGWPVVVMTHNQPSPALGIPMSYVYISVPVMGAMIIVYSLFEVIAMLRNAKEG